The sequence AGAAGGCAAAGCCCGGAAGCTGGTGCCGGCCGTCGAGCAGGTCTCGTTCAGCGGCGCCCGCGCCCGCCGCACCGGGCAGGACGTCACCTACGTCACCGAACGCTGCGTCCTCCGCCTCGAACCGGATGGGCTCACGGTCACCGAAATTGCCCCCGGCATCGACCTCCAGACGCAGGTGCTCCAGCAAGCCGACATCCCGCTGCGGGTGAGTGATGACCTGAAGTTGATGGATGGGAGGCTGTTTTTGGAAGAGAAGATGGGGCTGGAGTTAGTGCAAAGTGAAAAGTGAAAAATGCCCCATCGCTAATCGTTTAATCGCTACTCGCTAATCGCTAATCCAATGGTCGCGCTCTCCCTCACCGCCCCCATCGCCACCCTCACCCTCAACCGGCCCGAGAAGCTCAATGCGCTCACGATGGAGATGCTGCACGAGCTGGAGGCGCATGTCGCGGCGCTGGAGGAGGCGAAGGACGTGCGGGTAGTGCTGCTGACGGCCGCCGGCGACCGGGCGTTCTGCGTCGGGGCCGATATTCACGCGTGGGCGGCGCTGGGGCCGCAGGATATGTGGCGGACGTGGATCCGTGTCGGCCACCGAATCTTCGACCGGCTGGCGGCGCTCCGGATGCCGGTTATCGCCGTGATCAACGGCTACACGTTTGGAGGCGGATTGGAGCTTGCGCTGGCGGCGGACATCCGGCTCGCGGCCGAGGAAGCGGCGTTTGCGCTCCCGGAAGTGGGCCTGGGGACGGTCCCCGGCTGGGCCGGCACGCAGCGGCTGCCGGCGGTGGTGGGCGCGGGGCGGGCCAAGCAGATGATTTTTGCCGGCGAACGCATCTCCGCCGCAAAGGCCGAGGCGTGGGGGCTGGTGAATGAGGTGCACCCCCGTGAAAAGCTGCCGGCCCGGGCACAGGAGCTGGCAGAGGCTATCGCGAAGAAGGCCCCGCTGGCGGTGCAGATGACCAAGCAGTTGGTGGATGGAGGGTTGGGGAAAGGAGCCGGTGTGGTGCTGGAGTCCCTCGCCAGCGGCCTCGCCGCCTCGTCGGAGGATGCGGCGGAGGGCCTGGCGGCGTTCCGAGAAAAACGGGAGCCACGGTTTAGGGGGGTGTGACCCCGTATAGACGCCCCGGTGGGGCGTCTCCTGAACGCATCACATATCCGG comes from Rhodothermales bacterium and encodes:
- a CDS encoding enoyl-CoA hydratase-related protein, whose amino-acid sequence is MVALSLTAPIATLTLNRPEKLNALTMEMLHELEAHVAALEEAKDVRVVLLTAAGDRAFCVGADIHAWAALGPQDMWRTWIRVGHRIFDRLAALRMPVIAVINGYTFGGGLELALAADIRLAAEEAAFALPEVGLGTVPGWAGTQRLPAVVGAGRAKQMIFAGERISAAKAEAWGLVNEVHPREKLPARAQELAEAIAKKAPLAVQMTKQLVDGGLGKGAGVVLESLASGLAASSEDAAEGLAAFREKREPRFRGV